In Cellulosilyticum sp. I15G10I2, the genomic window AATAGTAAGCACTCTTTTGCGTTTTGACCGGTTAAAGATTACATCTATATCCAACTCATTATTTGTTAAGATATATTCATACTCCTTATTAAACTTGCTAAATAAGGCTGCTGCTCCAAATAAAACACCTAAAATAAGAATAGGCCCTATCAATTGTCCTCCGAATAAAAATGCTGCGCCAGCAATAATGACTGCTCCTAGTACAATTCCTGTCTGAGCCAAATTATCCATATTTGATTTAGTTTGTTTAACAAGGTATTCCTTAAAAA contains:
- a CDS encoding DUF6106 family protein, which encodes MAEIFKEYLVKQTKSNMDNLAQTGIVLGAVIIAGAAFLFGGQLIGPILILGVLFGAAALFSKFNKEYEYILTNNELDIDVIFNRSKRKRVLTINMKAIEIMASIHDDRRKSELQKGNKVINASDGKNGANTYAIITSKDGTLYKILITPNEAFLNELHKQAPHKVFKKI